One segment of Platichthys flesus chromosome 15, fPlaFle2.1, whole genome shotgun sequence DNA contains the following:
- the slc12a9 gene encoding solute carrier family 12 member 9, giving the protein MSNERTPLIPSGVCGLSVTAVTCGAVTCDGSPDAIPESGPATPTKDPRQLNTFFGVMVPTILSMFSIVLFLRTGFVVGHAGLLQGLLMVLVAYTIISLTILSICAISTNGAIQGGGAYYMISRSLGPEFGGSIGLMFFLAKVCACGEYVLGLVEAILDLFGADPESSVSGGIRVLPQGYWYTVLYSSVVLLLCLLVCLVGANIYCRTAFAILLVVTVSLLSVFISSVAVKPRDFVITHPGPGNQTLRYNASYTGFSVTTLRNNLGSGYSLDYSTNSVMSFATVFAVMFTSCTGIMAGANMSGELKAPSVSIPKGTIVAVFYTFTVYVLLFILVSATCDRTLLIQDYGFFQRISFWPPLVTIGIYCASLSAAMCSMIGASRILHALAVDQLFGLPLAPATISTASGNPWVAVLYTWGLAQCVVFAGQLNNVASLVTVFYLLAFAAVDLACLALEWASAPNFRPTFQLFSWHTCLLGIVSCLVMMFVINPVYSSGSIVLLLLLLLFLHYRSPTSSWGYISQALIFHQVRKYLLMLDVRKDHVKFWRPQVLLMVANPRSSCQLILFVNQLKKGGLYVLGHVQLGDLDSLPADPVQQQYNFWLSLVDKLGVKAFVDLTLSPSVRQGTQHLLRITGLGGMKPNMLILGFYDSCTPEDFFLQDSAFYDSSIGRSKDGEYNFGVDLPSLQAHFPPVRHVESPRWLSPEEYVGIISDAIKMNKNVCLGRYFFQLEGEGKDSKVDGSERTIDVWPLNLLQPGSRDYEDVCSLFLLQMACVLNMSSKWRHARMRIFLNVETESSDQGWVVNEETFRELLKKLRIRASIKIVPWDSVVQHHTQSDVECSEEQTQALSEGFLSAVNCMIMEHSAQAAVRFLYLPRPPAYRSQSQQYVAQLEAVTNGLGPTLLIHGITPVTYTDL; this is encoded by the exons ATGTCTAACGAACGCACCCCTCTGATCCCCTCGGGGGTGTGCGGCCTCTCTGTAACCGCGGTGACATGCGGCGCGGTGACATGCGACGGATCGCCAGACGCCATCCCAGAGTCCGGCCCGGCGACTCCGACCAAGGACCCCCGACAACTGAACACCTTCTTCGGGGTGATGGTGCCGACCATCCTGTCCATGTTCAgcattgtgttgtttctgaGAACAG GGTTTGTGGTTGGTCATGCCGGGCTGCTACAGGGTCTCCTGATGGTTCTCGTAGCCTACACCATCATCTCTCTTACGATACTGTCCATCTGTGCCATTTCCACCAATGGCGCAATACAAGGCGGTGGAGCCTACT ACATGATCAGTCGCTCTCTGGGCCCGGAGTTTGGAGGAAGCATTGGTTTGATGTTCTTCCTGGCcaaagtgtgtgcatgtggggaGTATGTCCTGGGTCTCGTGGAGGCCATACTTGACTTATTCGGTGCAGATCCTg AATCGTCTGTGTCCGGGGGGATCCGCGTGCTCCCTCAGGGCTACTGGTACACGGTGCTCTACTCCTCCGTGGTGCTCCTGCTGTGTCTGCTCGTGTGTCTGGTGGGCGCCAACATCTACTGCCGCACCGCCTTCGCCATCCTGCTGGTGGTCACCGTGTCCCTGCTGTCCGTCTTCATCAGTTCCGTGGCGGTCAAGCCTCGGGACTTCGTCATCACCCACCCGGGACCCGGCAACCAGACGCTTCGCTACAACGCCAGCTACACGGGCTTCAGTGTGACCACGCTGAGGAACAACCTTGGCT CTGGTTACTCTTTGGACTACAGCACCAACTCCGTCATGTCTTTCGCCACCGTGTTTGCCGTCATGTTCACCAGCTGCACCGGGATCATGGCCGGAGCCAACATGTCAG GGGAGCTCAAGGCTCCGAGTGTTTCCATCCCTAAAGGCACCATCGTCGCTGTTTTTTACACGTTCACCGTCTacgtcctcctcttcatcctggtCAGCGCCACCTGTGACAG GACCCTGTTGATTCAGGATTATGGGTTCTTCCAGCGCATCAGCTTCTGGCCACCGCTTGTGACTATTGGGATCTACTGCGCCTCTCTGTCAGCGGCAATGTGCTCTATGATCGGGGCGTCTCGTATCCTCCATGCTCTCGCCGTGGATCAACTCTTTG GTCTTCCATTAGCCCCAGCAACCATCTCAACAGCCTCGGGGAATCCATGGGTGGCAGTGCTATACACGTGGGGTCTGGCCCAG tgtgtCGTGTTTGCAGGTCAGCTCAATAATGTGGCCAGTTTGGTGACGGTTTTCTACCTCCTCGCCTTCGCTGCAGTTGACCTGGCCTGTCTGGCCCTGGAGTGGGCGTCCGCACCAAATTTCAG GCCGACCTTCCAGCTCTTCTCGTGGCACACCTGCCTGCTGGGCATCGTGAGCTGTTTGGTCATGATGTTCGTCATCAACCCCGTCTACTCCTCAGGCAGCatcgtcctcctgctcctgctgctcctcttcctccactacAGGTCGCCCACCAGCAGCTGGGGCTACATCAGCCAGGCTCTCATATTCCATCAG GTGCGCAAGTATCTGTTGATGCTCGACGTGAGAAAGGACCACGTGAAGTTCTGGCGGCCGCAGGTGCTGCTGATGGTGGCCAACCCTCGCTCTTCCTGTCAGCTCATCCTGTTCGTTAACCAGCTGAAGAAGGGAGGGCTGTATGTGCTGGGCCACGTGCAGCTGGGGGATCTGG ACTCGTTGCCGGCAGACCCGGTCCAGCAGCAGTATAACTTCTGGTTGAGCCTGGTTGATAAACTCGGGGTGAAGGCGTTCGTCGATCTGACGCTGTCTCCCTCCGTCAGACAGGGAACCCAGCATCTGCTGCGCATCACAGGTTTAG GCGGCATGAAGCCCAACATGCTGATATTGGGTTTCTATGACAGCTGCACTCCTGAAGACTTCTTTCTACAAGATTCTGCATTCTATGACTCATCAATAGGACGGAGTAAAGACGGAGAATATAATTTCGGCGTTGACCTGCCTTCGCTGCAGGCTCATTTCCCCCCTGTCCGACACGTTGAGAGCCCACGCTGGCTGTCGCCAGAAGAGTACGTCGGGATCATTTCGGACGCCATTAAGATGAACAAGAACGTGTGCCTCGGCCGCTATTTCTTCCAGTTAGAAGGAGAGGGTAAAGACAGCAAGGTCGACGGATCAGAGCGGACAATAGACGTGTGGCCTCTCAACCTGCTCCAGCCCGGCAGCCGAGATTACGAGGACGTGTGCAgcctcttcctgctgcagatGGCCTGCGTGCTCAACATGTCCAGCAAGTGGCGCCACGCGAGGATGAGAATCTTCCTGAACGTGGAGACGGAGTCCAGCGACCAGGGCTGGGTGGTGAACGAGGAGACGTTTCGAGAGCTGCTGAAGAAGCTGCGGATCAGGGCGTCCATAAAGATTGTGCCGTGGGACTCCGTGGTGCAGCATCACACTCAGTCAGACGTGGAGTGTTCCGAAGAGCAGACGCAAGCTCTCTCCGAGGGCTTCCTGTCGGCAGTGAACTGTATGATAATGGAGCACAGCGCGCAGGCAGCTGTTCGCTTCCTGTATTTGCCTCGACCTCCCGCTTATCGCAGCCAGTCGCAGCAGTATGTGGCTCAGCTGGAGGCAGTGACCAATGGTTTAGGGCCAACGCTCCTGATTCACGGCATCACCCCGGTCACATACACTGATCTCTGA
- the hsd20b2 gene encoding hydroxysteroid (20-beta) dehydrogenase 2 produces the protein MSASISEVLTIIGGLTVVFHLLRLTWRCWRGLREFVLAEVWHMDLRTYGRWAVVTGATSGIGKAYACELARRGLDVVLVSRSDDKLRIVAKEIEHQYGRKTRTIRADFTDGHSIYPAIAEGLQGLEIGILVNNVGMSYSDHFACFLDVPDPERKITEVINCNMLSVPQMTRLVLPDMIKRGKGLIINISSEAGVRPQPLLSLYSATKIFVTYFSQCLNAEYKGKGINVQCVAPFMVSSNMTHNMKANCFVKSASGFAHEALNTVGHSSYTSGCLSHALQNVALTVLLPDWLRMSQFLVRKLQRLAEVITVKRRAREEEDKLREKEE, from the exons ATGTCAGCTTCAATCAGTGAAGTACTGACCATCATTGGAGGCCTCACGGTCGTTTTCCACCTGCTGAGACTGACCTGGAGATGTTGGCGCGGGCTCAGAGAGTTTGTTCTGGCAGAGGTTTGGCACATGGATTTAAGGACATATGGGCGATGGGCAG TTGTAACCGGCGCTACATCGGGCATTGGTAAAGCTTACGCCTGTGAG CTGGCACGTAGAGGCCTGGATGTTGTCCTGGTGAGCAGATCTGACGATAAACTGCGAATAGTTGCCAAAGAAATAG AGCATCAGTACGGACGAAAGACTCGCACGATCAGAGCGGACTTCACAGACGGCCACAGCATCTACCCGGCCATCGCTGAGGGACTGCAAGGCCTGGAGATTGGAATTCTGG TCAACAATGTAGGAATGTCCTATTCTGATCATTTTGCCTGTTTCCTGGATGTACCAGATCCTGAACGG AAAATCACTGAGGTCATCAACTGTAACATgctgtctgtccctcag ATGACCAGACTGGTCCTTCCAGACATGATCAAAAG AGGCAAGGGGCTCATCATCAATATTTCCTCTGAGGCCGGCGTCCGCCCGCAGCCTTTGCTGTCACTTTACTCCGCCACCAAG atttttgTAACATACTTCTCTCAGTGTCTGAACGCTGAGTACAAGGGAAAGGGAATTAATGTGCAG TGTGTGGCCCCCTTCATGGTGTCCTCCAACATGACGCACAACATGAAAGCCAACTGCTTTGTGAAAAGTGCTTCTGGGTTTGCACATGAAGCTCTGAACACCGTGGGTCACTCCAGCTACACCAGTGGGTGTCTGTCCCACGCACTGCAG AACGTGGCCCTAACCGTTCTCCTGCCGGACTGGTTGCGCATGTCACAATTCCTTGTCAGGAAACTCCAACGCTTGGCAGAGGTGATAACTGTAAAGAgaagagcgagggaggaagaggacaaactcagagagaaggaagagtAA